The window TTAAAATCACATAAAGAAAGGGGCAAcatgataaaagaaaaaaaaaagaccttGAAATTCTAGTGGAAGGAGCTGAAATGAaggatttaagaaaaattgttGAAGTTTGAGGCATTCTTTGTTTTCAAGAATCTCACACTCCACAGCTTCAGCTCACTTTATATACTCAGCTTTCAGACACAACTCGCGAATTCAAAGAGACAGCAGGCCGCCCCTTCTGCTCGTAGCTTTTGATGTTTCTAAATTTTTAGATATTTTGTGGATAATTCCATttgtaagataaaaaaaaattgtgtgtaatataataatatCCTCTGGTTTTGGGAGTTCGTTACCGCGGCATTCCAAAGTGGCACAATTTACAATTTAGTCCctacatttttattttccaatCAATTTGGTCCATTTGCTTTGTTGGCGAACCGAGCCGCTCTTGCCTTTAGTGGGAACGAATTACTTATTTAATTTCACTTCAAATTTGATTAATAAAGAATGGTAAATTACATTTTGCTCATGGAACTTgagcattttttatttttttctcgtTATCGATGAATTCacgattttaataattttttaaaaaatttaattatttttcattagaaTACTGACATGTCACCCGACACATCAACAATATCCGATGTCATGTCAGTATTTTCCGATGCCACTTAATCATTTTCTGGTGACTCGTCACATCAACATTTCAGTGAAAAttgactattttttttaaaaaaaaatgcaaattagtatattaaaattgtgaattaattgataacatataatcaaaaatgaaaaaataagacAAGTTAATTgacaaaaaaatgtaattttttccAAGATGGTTACATGTTGATTGtttaaaattcatgatttgaaattactCAATCCAAAAAAACCGTACATATTGTAGACTTCGATGGTCACAGAAAAAATGTCTGACATAATTTAGTTAAAAACAACATTTGAAGCAAATAtggaatataaaaaaaacacagaaAATTTCTTACTTTGCATGCACATGATTAAAACATGGCTATTTAGAAAATCATTTCTTGGGATGCAATATTTTTAAGCCAATCCAAAGTGTGTCTAATATTAAAACCAGACATGCAGTTTGGTTGATTGAGATTTTAGAAAATAACAATCCCCATAATTTCACACACAAGTACTCCAACGAGGGACCAAAATCTAAATCCAACAATAGAAAATTATAACTGGATATGGTCAAGAATCATACATTAATCATACAAATTAACAAATATTCATAGATCAAGAACAATAAGTCGAATATATTGCTGATGCTGAACTTCAGTCTTAAAAATGATAACTAAAAAACAGTTGAACTTTCAAGAAATCACATTTCaagatcaaaataattttatctgtgacatgttttattttaaaacagaaaataataatttttgcgACAATATATTAATGTTAATGGTAGAGATTGTGGCTTCCCCTTGCCTCACGGAACAGATCCATTGCCAGTTCCTGGAGGTGCCGACACATGATGATTTTGCTGCGTCGAATGCGAGCCAAAGCCGAACATGTTCATAGGCTACAAATAGTAATACAAGATTCAGAAATTCAGCATAATATATTATTACGGGTTTTACGTGTTTCGGACGGGAGGATCTGGTGCAATTAGCCTGATTTTAGCTACAACTACAGGAATCCAAGAAAAGTAATCTATGCATAGAGATTTAGCTATAATGAAGTGAAGGAAATTACAGACCTGGGAAATATTTTGCATTGAGCAGAGGGCCATGTAATTAGCATATTGCTCAGCAAAACCTGAATTTTGCATCTGGTTTTGATAGTTCACAGGATTCAAAACCTGCCTCAGGCCGGCAGTAGCTTGATTTGTTGCGGGATTAATAGCCATGGCTTGATCAACGAGTGAAATCCTTGATAGATGCATGAGATTGGGGACTGTAGGAATCGTCGCGGGGCCGATTCCCATTCCCATTCGAGGCATGAACTGTTGCATGCCTGGAAGCACCATCGGTGCCATTCCACTCCCCATCCACATTAACTGGTCATGCCACGAATAATATTTAAGACGGCAAACAagccaaaattttcttttagataccaaattttatatgtttttttaattacaatattGGGATCATTCATTGGTTTAATTCTCTGAAGGAACTTAGTACCTGGATTTGTGATTGAAGGGATTTCATGTATTCGATTGCCTCGTCTAGCATCGATGCTTTATCCGACTGAATAAGAGGACGTTAACATTTAATCCGGTGTTTCTTTGGATTACCTTAAACCAAGAAAACAACAAATTTTACCTTGTTGGAGTGAGGGATCAGATCCTGCAATGCCTTCATCTTCTCGTTGATCTTGTCCCTCCGTCTCTGCAATGAAAAAGGAAGAACATCAGAGGGATCGGTATGAAACAATCATGCGAAAATCATGAAGTGAAATACAAGAATCCAACCCTTTCAGATAAGTTATGCACTTCAGCTACACGGCTCCTACGATTCGTTCCGGTATTTTGGGATGACTTATTCCCTGAAGCTGATTCGAATTCAGTAGCCTGCAtaatagtttttaaaatttcagcAGTGTTTCATTTGACAGAAGATATGTAAAACTGGAGTGAGCATACATCACTTGGGAATTCAAATCCAGTCACATTTCTGCTCTTCCTTTTGTGGCGATTGGTGTCATTGGATTGCTTGCCGGTTTTCCAAAAACTACTGCCGGATCCTCCATATGACGATGAAATGGCTTGGTCATGTGTCTCTCTTTCCCTGTTGTCACTTCGAGGGCTCACATTTCGAGTATGGTTTTCGTTCACCGCTGCTGACAGAGTTCTTCTACCAATCCCGCAGCTAGATGCAAGTTGATTGCTGCTGCAATGGCTTGACCCTATCGTCCGAACAGATGACTCATGAATTTCACCGCATCCCATATGATTAATTACTGGTGTTTTACCTGGAAAGTCAAGATTACCAGTTCTTCTAACATGTCCAGAGCTCTGATCTTGGAGGGCTGATTCATAGGTTTCAAATATTGGAGGTGGGGCAAAAGTTGGCGGTTGCGAAGTTTGGTGAACATGGTTAACATCCGATACACTAAACTTGAAAGGTTCTTCACATTCCATCGACCCGGATGGCTTGTTAGCCTGAACCGACGTAGACGCGGGATTTTCAGACATCAAGTCGGAACAAAACTCCTTCTCGAAAGCTTCATCAATCGGGCAATGAATCCATGAGATTGTCTCATCATCTTGAATCAGATTAGTCACCAGGTTACTGACAACCGGACTCGTTGTTTGGTCATTCTCGTTAACTTGCTTGGACTTCATGGGATCGTGGTTCCGTTTTCCACGAGTTTGGCTATGCAAAATCACCTCCCCATTCTGCCATAACAGCTCCACTAGCCCATTATCTTGTCTGTAGTTTAGCCAATATAATTTTGCAAAGTCAGAAACAACGAATTATAGCATAAAACAGAATTCAAGATTATTTTCAACTTTTTCCCCTATAAAAGTCGGTTGTTTTCTAGAGTACACTTACCCCGACTGTCTTCTCTGATTAGGCACCGGGACTTGACCTTCAACATCAGTGTTCCAATCAGGAAGATATGTAGCATCCATAGCTCAACCGAAGATCAAATTTGTATTGAAAAAAATGGATTATTTTCAAGTCGGACAAAGGGATAGAGACTCGAATTCTTGGGGATGAAAACAAAAACCCACCTCAGAAAATATATCCCAATGGATAATGTTTAAGCTTCACTAGTTCAAGAATCAAAACGTAATCTTTCTTCGGTATTTTGATCCCAGCATTGGACTTAAAAGGAACAGACAGATGCCACTGACTTCAGTTGTTTTCAAATGCTGCAGTTATAACGGTGATAAGGACATCTGCGTATAAAAGAATTGGGAAATTTTATGTTAGACCAGTTCAGTAATTGCCCAAGTTTTATTAGGAAAATTTGATGTTCATCGACAGCATGAATGGAGCCGACTGCAGAGAGTGATATTATCTGTCATCTTCAACATTAAGGTTTAACCATTCACATATTTTCTTGTTCAatgttttattttgatgttatctGAGTAAATTGTTTCGTTAAATTTTGTCTCAATCAGGCATATATAGACAGAGACAGGTAAACAAATAGCCACCAATTGAGACCATGCTTGACTCTAGAATCTGTCTTCCACCACTCTGTACATTCATGTGGTACCATTTGCATATTCGATTCATGACTGCCGCGGCATGCAAATCactttctttcttctttacaattTTCAATACGCGGACATGAACTTAATTGGATCGTGACAGTTTACATATTCAATTTTGATGGAATCTTGGACAGAAGAACATATATTATCCTTAAATTTTTAGAATTCGCACTCCGAACATATTTTCCAACTCTTTCATCTTTCTATCCCGAAAAATACTCGTGGATATCAAGACACTTTAATCACACCTAGTAacgtgtgtttagaaaaattttcataattagtTAGTTTGTCGAGAAGTTTAGTTTGTTTTTGTTggattttgatttgatttagtCACCTACAAATACAGAATATCTCCATCGTATATTGTGAGAAATTTTTCATATCCATGTGACTAAAGTGATGGAGAAAACATTCTTAAAAGAAAGTATAACGTGGTTTGGATTTCATtcacaaattatttatattcgaaatattttttaaacaatgtgTTTATATGTAATTAAGAAGACAACCCAATATTTGATTCCTATAGTTTAATCCGGGGAGATTGTCAATGAAATTCGTGTGGATAATCAACAAAATGGATTGCTTCACTTTCATTCGCTTTGCTGTCGCATTAAATTTCTCAACTACAAAGCTGTGGGGGTTTCGTTGCTGGAAaataaaacaagtaaaatcAAGAGAGAAGATAATTGTCTCAATAATGTTACACTGGACCGCTACAAATAACTAATTAAAGAGACTGTCTCTGATCGACGCTAtccataattattattatatttaataataaaaaatgatattttttattaactGAATCAGGTCGGATATTTGTCTCGTAAAATTGACCtataatacaataaaaaaagtttttgtgataaatataatgttgttaattcaaatttaaaatgatttttcttgaatatatgAAGTCAAAAAAGTTATCAAAACATGGTAAATCgaataataaaattaacataTTTCTTTGAGAAATTAAATTCATTATTAATACTATTACTAGATACAATTAATTTTCAATGATTACATTTATCGAAttgtttaaacatttttttttccattatttATGTTTAGCTTATTTCTTGGTTTCATATTTTGAGTTTCTTCTGTATTTCAAGTAACAGTTATAAATTACAAAATGTTCCAGCAAATCAATTATAACcataaactttattttattattcttattactTATTAGTATTTGTAACCGAAGGTAGTacgataattaaaaaattatcatttaggcaaaaacttgtgtgagacgatctcactggtagtattttgtgaaacggatatcttatttgggtcatccatgaaaaattattactttttatattaaaatattattttttattttgaatatcggtagagttgacccgtctcacagataaagattcgtgagatcgtctcataagagacctactctaatgTTTAACAGGCATATATGTGCGAGACATACGCTTCTTGCTCGTATATTATTATCCACATGTATCAAAACAACCATGAGCTGTAATAATTTAACAATGAAAAGACCAAAATTGGTCAATCTTGTAGTTAAATTTAAGAGTTTATTATTTTCCATTAACCAACTCGTgtggaattttgaaaatgtaCATTTTTCTATtctgaaaattaaatagatattTTAGACTTTAACATTTTATAAAAGTTACATGAACACCTCATGCATTATCGGGAATCTGACGAGCTgaattattttgatagtatcTCATAGCTGGTAATTAAAATGATCAATGAACGATACATTTAGAAAGAAAATGTAATTTTCTATCATTCACACTTCTGGTCGGCTAGATTAGTTCGAATTTATCTATGCTAACCAGACATTGCAAGATCTAACTTGATGAAACGGATACAACAACCGGCAACGTCTGATTAGCATATATAACGTCTAAACTGGTCTAGCAGACCTGAAATATGTAAGGGCTCGtgcttttaattaatatttaattaccaaacaacAAAGATGAATTagtgtaaacagcgaaaacgagtttaaaatattcatttgagCCTGCAgaaattttgacatgatcatgccgtaagtaggacatccaaaaaatttctgaaacacaacaacaatatataaaatcaagCATACCAATATCTTACAGCCGCACTGGTCAGGACCAGACACAACATATCACAAACAATCCgaaacaacataaaaacatcACAATACAACTACACAGGACATCTCCCAGGCATAGGAGTGACAAAAAGCAATACGACCGGTCAActcgacacgacccaacacgaaaaaaatcaggtttgggttcgggttggggtttttcgggtttgggtcgggttcgggttgggtgagTTCGGGTTAGTGCCAGGTTAGATgtgtttcgggttgggtcgcgggttgacacgaaattttttttttgaaatattgcatgtatttttatatattgtatgtttgaacaaaatttattgtatatttatatgataaattttcatcatttaatatttattttgtatatttttttaacaattatttatttgatttagtaaatatatttttaattttctacaattaaactttcaaatttaaattgaaaattttgttattatgtgtttaaattaagatattattcttattttttattttttcaaatttttttcattaatgtttttttaaaaaaaataaataaaattcgtgttagacgggttgagtcgNCACCCCTACCCAGGCAAAAATATCAAACtagtataatatatatagatatcaGGAGGCTCTAACACAAACCAACTCAACTACTGGTACCACTCGCTGATGCTCCACCAGACGCATCAAATCTTCTGGAATAACATgttatggcatcaaaaacaaccacaacctAAAAAGACAGGGGTCGGATCCAagtacgacaaaccagtaaaattATTACATAAATAAATGACATGTAATAATACTAAGTAAAATGCAATGTTATGTgatgcatgaatggtaacaatgaAATAACATATATCAAACGGAGTCCAAACAAATAACATCAACAAcggtaacagtggccacccgtgccaggaatgcagcatcaaatcgtCGCTCGTCCATTcacgtagcatcgggaatgcgattagctaagtcgctcgtccctagctgtcatctgAGAATGTGTCTAATCCTATCTCACTCGTCCCTCTAATGACTCAATATATCTTAACAAAATCATCATAAATCGTCATCAACAGAGTAATGCTCAATATGatatgccaaaataattaacacATGAATGCATCAGATAAAACATTCAAAATACATAATAGCAACACAACATCACTGGATATTCTTGCACGCCGATATAGACGTCATAAtaatataggtttgagcgtacaTCAACTACAACTTACAATAACCACAGTAATTTCTTAAGGACTTTCTGATGACTCCAAATCTTAAACTCGTCCAATGATATAATCTACAGTATGAATTGGTTATATATCCAAGATAATGTCTTTCCAACgactaaaacaaattaaatcggAGTGGTTAAAAATTGAAATCTCGGCATCCTATAAACCGATTTAAAATGTGGAATTTCAAGCTTAATATCTCAAGAATCAAAGCTTAAATGCACAATAGTGGTCTACCTCGCCGGAAAAATTGTCGGAATCACTGTTCATATTGGGAAAACAAATTGGACAACAGAGGAAAATCTAATGCTTCACTTATATAAACTAATCCACCAATAATAACTAAGAATCGAAGCCAAAATTTTACCTAAAATCGAATCAAAGCTCGTGCGCATAGGAGCTGGAAACAGGGCCGATCGAGCTAAAAGTCTTCTGATTCATTGCAGGAAAGAGACTCTAAGACTGGAGGAAGAAGGTTGCTAGGCTGCAATACTCTTTCGACTGTTGAAGACGCTGCGTGAGGGCTACAGAAATAGGAGGAAAGGCGACGAGTTTCCAGGTGTAgatcaaatattttctttctttggctACTGATACGTACTTATATTAAATGGATTgggttaaaaataaatttaaatgggtTGGCCTTAAATCGGGTATTGGgctctcacaaaatatgacttgCACCCAAATAAATTCTTTTTGGGAAATTGATTATTCTAATCTATTTCtaagtaataattttaaaaatggcattctttattacatattttgcattatgtattatataattaaaaaaagtcttatataattaaaaaaatcctaaaataCCATTTTTCTATGAACATACATGTTCCGTTTTTGCGATTCATTTGTTTAATTATCTATTATTTCTCTTTAAGAGTTGATTTAACATTTGTtcagttttatttaatttataatatattaattttttaatattacttACTTatatcaataaacatattttaataaaattatgaattgtTAGTTTGA of the Primulina huaijiensis isolate GDHJ02 chromosome 1, ASM1229523v2, whole genome shotgun sequence genome contains:
- the LOC140976180 gene encoding transcription factor PHYTOCHROME INTERACTING FACTOR-LIKE 13-like isoform X2, which codes for MDATYLPDWNTDVEGQVPVPNQRRQSGQDNGLVELLWQNGEVILHSQTRGKRNHDPMKSKQVNENDQTTSPVVSNLVTNLIQDDETISWIHCPIDEAFEKEFCSDLMSENPASTSVQANKPSGSMECEEPFKFSVSDVNHVHQTSQPPTFAPPPIFETYESALQDQSSGHVRRTGNLDFPGSSHCSSNQLASSCGIGRRTLSAAVNENHTRNVSPRSDNRERETHDQAISSSYGGSGSSFWKTGKQSNDTNRHKRKSRNVTGFEFPSDATEFESASGNKSSQNTGTNRRSRVAEVHNLSERRRRDKINEKMKALQDLIPHSNKSDKASMLDEAIEYMKSLQSQIQLMWMGSGMAPMVLPGMQQFMPRMGMGIGPATIPTVPNLMHLSRISLVDQAMAINPATNQATAGLRQVLNPVNYQNQMQNSGFAEQYANYMALCSMQNISQPMNMFGFGSHSTQQNHHVSAPPGTGNGSVP
- the LOC140976180 gene encoding transcription factor PIF5-like isoform X1, with product MDATYLPDWNTDVEGQVPVPNQRRQSGQDNGLVELLWQNGEVILHSQTRGKRNHDPMKSKQVNENDQTTSPVVSNLVTNLIQDDETISWIHCPIDEAFEKEFCSDLMSENPASTSVQANKPSGSMECEEPFKFSVSDVNHVHQTSQPPTFAPPPIFETYESALQDQSSGHVRRTGNLDFPGKTPVINHMGCGEIHESSVRTIGSSHCSSNQLASSCGIGRRTLSAAVNENHTRNVSPRSDNRERETHDQAISSSYGGSGSSFWKTGKQSNDTNRHKRKSRNVTGFEFPSDATEFESASGNKSSQNTGTNRRSRVAEVHNLSERRRRDKINEKMKALQDLIPHSNKSDKASMLDEAIEYMKSLQSQIQLMWMGSGMAPMVLPGMQQFMPRMGMGIGPATIPTVPNLMHLSRISLVDQAMAINPATNQATAGLRQVLNPVNYQNQMQNSGFAEQYANYMALCSMQNISQPMNMFGFGSHSTQQNHHVSAPPGTGNGSVP
- the LOC140976180 gene encoding transcription factor PHYTOCHROME INTERACTING FACTOR-LIKE 13-like isoform X3 — its product is MDATYLPDWNTDVEGQVPVPNQRRQSGQDNGLVELLWQNGEVILHSQTRGKRNHDPMKSKQVNENDQTTSPVVSNLVTNLIQDDETISWIHCPIDEAFEKEFCSDLMSENPASTSVQANKPSGSMECEEPFKFSVSDVNHVHQTSQPPTFAPPPIFETYESALQDQSSGHVRRTGSSHCSSNQLASSCGIGRRTLSAAVNENHTRNVSPRSDNRERETHDQAISSSYGGSGSSFWKTGKQSNDTNRHKRKSRNVTGFEFPSDATEFESASGNKSSQNTGTNRRSRVAEVHNLSERRRRDKINEKMKALQDLIPHSNKSDKASMLDEAIEYMKSLQSQIQLMWMGSGMAPMVLPGMQQFMPRMGMGIGPATIPTVPNLMHLSRISLVDQAMAINPATNQATAGLRQVLNPVNYQNQMQNSGFAEQYANYMALCSMQNISQPMNMFGFGSHSTQQNHHVSAPPGTGNGSVP